The Rissa tridactyla isolate bRisTri1 chromosome 6, bRisTri1.patW.cur.20221130, whole genome shotgun sequence DNA segment ggggtcggggggggtcaGCGCGGTACCGTGCGGCCCCCCTCCCCCGCGGGGCCCGGCTgatctctctcccctcctcctctcgcaGTCAGTCGGATGAACGGTCTCTGCAGGCCCGCTCAGCCGGCCCAGGTTTTTCCCGCGGGGGGGTGAGTATCCTGCTCGCTCCTGGTCGTACCGGCGGGGGGGGCCGGCTCTGCCCGCACCGCGGCTGTCCCCCGGCGTCCCCGTCCCCCGTGTGACACCCCCTAGCCCCTCTTTTTTGGGGTGACCGGTGCCAAGGCTGAGCTAAGGTGGCCCAGGGCCCGTGCCCCGGGGCTGGTCAGGCCGGGCCGTCAGTGCTGGGTGAGcaggaggccgggggggggcaccggggggtgCAGCCCAGACCCCTCACCTCCGAGCCCCCAGCAGGACCCGTCCCCACTGGGGTTGTGGCTGTGTGTGACCGCCGTGGTGGGTCTGTGGGACCCTCCCCCGTGCCAGGCtacagcccgggggggggggtgggtgtcagggcACCCTGGGGGTGCCGGTGTGGCCCGGGGGTGGTGGGATGTGGGTTCCCGGGGGCACCGCGGGTGTCCCTCACCGGGTGCGGGGACCCCCctggggtgcggggtgggggggcaccgcctctccttccttccccggcGGCCTTTGCACTGGGGCGGGGAGCGCAGCACCGGCTGCCAAGTCCCTCCCGGGACAGCTGGAGGGTGCCCGGGTGCcggtggtggcgggggggctGCGTGGTCCCCCCTGGGCAGGGCACCGGGCGGGAGCGTCGGTGGCGCGAGGGGACGCGggagctgctccctgccctccccggtAGGCGTTTGCGGCGTGCGCCGGGGACCCGGCAGCACCGGCAGGAACAGGTTTGGCCAGCCGGGGGAAGCGCTTAGTAGGTCAGCCGGGGTGGAGCTGGGCACGGCTGACGCCGGGGTGCCGCTGGCCCACCCAGCCCCCCGGAGCCGGTGGTGGCCTGGGTGCTGTCAGCAGGTCACAGGCACCGGTGTGGGGCTCACCGTGGGGAGGGGTCAGTCCTGACGGTGGGCATGGCTGGGTTTGGGGCACAATGGGAGGCTTTGGGTGTCCTGGCAGTGCCCCAGGAGGAGTGGCTGGGGGTCTGTGCCCTGGCGTGACGCCATCCGGCGGGTGTCTGGCTTTACGCTGAGGGGCTGGAGATGCCCTCTTATTGGGGTTGACGTGGAAGGGAGACAGGTGCTCCCGGGGTGCTGCCCGCCTCCGTCTTACACccgctgtccctgtccccgcagaTAGCGAGGGGATCCTTATGCACAACCCCATGAAATGAACAAAGCTCCACAGCCCACAGGAGGAGCCCCGACAGCCCCGCACCCTGCCCCTTCTCCCGGACTGCCGCAGGTAACCGGGCccttcggggtgggggggacccagCTTTGCCCCCTTCCCCAGTTTGTGCCGGGGGCGGCggtgccatctccttccctccctgcctccccccagccgaCGTTCCCACCCGGTCAGACGGCACCTGTGGTTTTTAACCCGGCACCGACCTCACAAATGAATACGCCTTCTCAGCCGCGCCAGGTAAGGGCTGTGCCCTGGGTTGGAGGGGGCAACGGAGGGGATCCAGCAGATTTCTGCCTCCTGGCACCCACTGCCACGGTGCCCAGGGGTGCGAGGTGCCCCGCAGGGAGCATGCCTGCCATCCGGACCACGACCGGGGACCTCCCGGCCCTGGGGTGGGGGATCAGACGCCTCCGGCCAGGGATACCCACCAAGTGactgctcttctctccttcctcccctgccccaaacctccctctcctcctctctcagtTTCCAGCAGGGCCTCGGGCTATTCACCAGCAGGTACTAAcccgcttccccctccccgcatGCCGAGCACCCTGTCCCGACACTGCACAGGAGCACCCACCCTTGGTGTGAAAGGGCCGGGGAGCACCTgggaccccagagctgggggACGGGCTGgtctggggggagctggggacacccgCTCCACTTTGGGGGGGTTTCCCCTGCAGTGTCTCCACGATTTCCTCCTTGCATGAAGCCTGCAGCATGTGGCTGTGCCTGTGCTAACCCtggcccaggctgctgcttctgcccgtgcccttcctcatcctcctcttcctcttcctccccacttTGTGGGTGTCTCCCAAGGCCCTGTGGTGCTGTACAGGGCTCTGGGCCTCCATCAGCCCtcttgtgaggagctgctggggacagatCTGGTGACGTCcttggctgtgctggctgggagTCCCTCAAACCTTTCCCTGCCCCTCGGCGGGTCTCTACAGGGGACCCTGGTGGATTTGGGATGTGGGCACTGGGCAAAGAGCTCCCCagcctcctgtcccctcctctgccagccGCCCTGCATCCAAGCCCTGTCCCAATGCGGGtaactcctctctctctctttccccttttcccttcgtACGCGTGCCCTTGCTAACAGGGAGGATTCAGGTCTCTTCAGGTAATGCTTTCTCCTTGCCCCAGGGTGGGGTGCGAGCGCGGACCCTTCCTTGCCCACTTGCTGCTGGGCTCgagctgctgcccctggggaTGCTCTTGCCCGGCAAAGAGCCGGGTTGGGATGAAGGGCACGGGCTGGGGAAGAAATATCAGTCTCTGCATGCCCTGGGCTATCCAGCTCCAGCGCGGCTCGGCCATGGCAGGACTACAGGTCCCAGCATTCAGTGCGAGTGCCGGGAACCAGTGTGGAGCACGtcgggacccgccgccgccgagctgcGTGCGGCTGTGGCCGGCTCCGGGCGCTGGAGCTACCGGCCCCGcttgggctgggagggggctgtgccGGGCATGAGCTGGGTCGGGTGGACCCAGGCGGCCCCGCAGGTGCGTGGGGACAGGACgatgctggggggggtcagcTCGGGTGAGGCGGGGGGGGCTGCATCCCCGCAGAGTTGGGGGGTGGGTGTCTCCCCTCTCGCCATGCCCAAACTGACTTTTTGGGATGATGcgtgctgccaggctgctcccctcagagtggggtgggagggagagtcCCGCCCTGGGTGCGGGGGTGCCGGATGGGGGTGCTGGTGCTCCGGCCTGACGCCGTGCCCCGTCTCTCCCCAAGCATTTCTACCAGAACAGGGCGCAGCCTCCCGCCAACGCGTCCCGCGTGCAGAGTAACACGACGGCCCGGCCTGGCCCCCCTGCCCATGTGTATCCTGCCGCTTCCCAGGTGATGATGATACCCTCCCAGATATCCTACACACCTTCCCAAGGAGCATATTACATTCCCGGACAGGTGAGGGCCGTGCCCCGGGCTCcgcgggagggggctggggtgggcactgGTGGGGAGTGTTGCCTGGGGCTGGAGCCCAGGActgttttgggggggtgggaggggttcCCCAGGCTCTTGGAGCACCCACTGATCCGAGCAGGGTGTTGCCTGGCTCTATAGAGAGGCGTCAGGCAGCACtggtcccctccccagcagcccaccGAGGACCACGGGGCCCGTTTTGCCTgtgtcctgctccctgccctggcgCCCAGCTGGTCCGCAGTCAGGTTTGGGGGGATGTCAGTGGTTTGGGGGGGACGTCTGTGCCCTGAAGTGGAGGTAGCTgacctttcttcttctcccccaTTTCAGGGTCGCTCCACGTACGTCGTCCCGACCCAACAGTACCCGGTCCAGCCCAGTGCCCCTGGTTTTTACCCTGGAGCCAGCCCCACAGAGTTCGGGACTTACGGTACAGACCAGGGGGTgtctctgctcctccagccccagcactccccccattttttttctttcctgactctGGCCTCCCTGCAACACCCCCGACCCCCCTGTGCTCAGGAGCCGAGCACAGACCCCTCTGCCAGCTCACTTTGCCGTCTCTGCGACTCCATGACTGGCtgttttggggtgcagggggtgtTGCCTGTCTCCCAGCAGCACTGAGGGCTGCGCATCATGTCCCACCGGTCCATCCACCCCCGCCCTTTTCCAAATCGGGACCATTTAATGTTTAACTCTCCTGGCAGAGGGCCGGGGCAGACTTTATCCCCTGCTCCCCCTCACTCGCTGCCGAGCGGTTTAGTGCTTGCTGACACCCCCCCTAGCTCCCAGCTCCCCGGGGAGCCGAGCCCGGCGTGCCGGGGCCGCTCCATGCCTGCCCTCTCTCGGCGCTGGGGAGCGGCGGTGGTGGCAgcccccccttctctcccccactTGCATGTGGCCACCCGGGCTGTGACTATATTTAGGCTTGGTCGGTCCCGGGAGGCCCGGCAGACACAGAAATGTGAGCCGAGGCCTCTGTCCCGGCCCCAGCGCGGCAGCAAAGCGTAACCGGGGCGGAGATGGGCTTCTCCTGAGCCAGGTACGTGCCCGTCTGCCCTCCCTCTTGTCCCGGGGCCTGGCTGGCCCCTCAGCAGATGGAGGTCGCCCCTGGCAGTGGCTGGCTTCCGCGCTTGGGACAGGGCATGGCCGCCCCTTCGTGCCTGGCACTGGGGCATCCCCTGGGTGTCCCCGTGGTGTCTGGGGATGGCTTTGCCCCCTGGCTCCGCTTTGGGGCTGACACGGTTCCCAGTGGTGCTGACAGCAGCGTGCCCCTTGCCCAAAGGACTGGGTGGGTGGCCTGGCATGGCGTGTGCCCCTCGGCGGGCGAGATGGGACAGCCCTTCTGGTCCTGGGGGGGGGCAGCTCGGGGTCTCCCTTCTCCACCCCACACCTGGCCTGTCCTGGGGTGCGAGGCCTGTCCAGTGCACCTGTACCCCCTCGGCAGAGGAGGGGTCCCCTGGCTCTGGGACAGGGCGGTCACCAGAGCACCGTGGGCGGGTTCCAGGCTCAGCACAGCCGGGAAGGCGCTGGAGCTGGAGGGGCAGGGGTCCGGCCATGCCCGTTGCCCCTGTGCCCACATCCCTGTTGCGCTGCCCTGGGGGTGATGCTCGCGGGTGCCCGGGGAGGAGCAGTGTGCCGCTTgggggctgtgccagccctggctggggtccagccctgcttccagcCCCCGCTGTGGCtccctcccctgggctggggctgtgtggggcaCCCCAGCCCCTCGGCCTGGGTGTGAATGGAGGGTGCGGATGGGGCTGCCTGGTGCCGCCCTTGGGCTGGTGCCGGCCCCGGGGAGATAAGGGTGCTGGCAGGAAGGTGGCCGTGCTGGGACGCCTGTGGAGCCGGGACACCCGTAGCCGGCATGGCCGTCAGTGGCGTGGGGCCGGTGGGCACGGCGGGCGCCCGCGGGGCCCGGCTGGGCGTGGGGGCGGCGCGGGGACGCTCTGCTTCACGGGGAAGGAATTCGGTCAGGCCTGTCGGGCGGGTTGGGACGATCCGGGACAGATGCGATGGGGGTTCGCCGCAGAGCGGCCACGAGCTCCCCAGGCTCCTGACAAACCCCTGTGTTTGGGGGACCAGGGGGTCCCCAGGATGGTTTGGCCGGTCTGacgctctctcctctcctccagcgGGTGCTTATTACCCGGCGCAGGGGGTGCAGCAGTTCCCGGCGGGGGTCCCCACCGCCCAGGTCATTGTGAGCCAGCAGCCGCCGATCCCCCCAAAACGAGAGCGCAAGACGGTAAggagccgcccgccgccggccgcggggGGGGGCTCACAGGCAGGAGGGGGTGGGTGCCAGCCCCGGGGCGTGGGACGGGACGTGGTGCAGGGCAATGGAagggggcggcgcggggctgtgcccccccgggctgggggggccgaGCGAGGGGAGCGGGGTGCGCGGCGGGTGCTGGCGACCTTGGCCGTCCCGGCGGGCGGCGTTGTGCTGAGTCACGgctcccgggggggtgggggtgccgCGGCTGCCAACTGCTGTCTGCTCCCGGAGATGCCGGTGCTCGGAGGCCTCCAATGGGGCCTATTTATAGCGGGGAGCCGGGCGGCTGCCGGCATGGCCCCGCGCCGGGGGTGCTGCCAGGGAGGGGGTGCTGGCATGTCCTCGGCAGAAGGGCCTTGGTGCCCCTTGGGCTCTGCTCTTGCTGCCCTGGGAGCGGGTCAGGTTTGGGGGTGGGTGAACAAGACCCCTGGCTGCACCGTGTCCCCACCGGCGTCCTGGACCCACGCGTgtcccccgtttccccccccaGTAGGGTGCCCTGTGGCTCCTGCACCCACAACAGCTCGGGGCCAGCAATGCTGCAGGTGTGCGGGGTGGCACAGAGCTTGCCGCCAGGGCATTTGTGTGCCGAGGCTGGTCCCCTGTGCTGTCCCCGAGGCAGGGGGGCgtccctgcagcccctgtgcCAGCGCCGTGGTGCCTTGGGATCCTCCGACCCCTCAAGATGGGCACTGGCCTGGGGACATGGCGCTGGCTCCAGCTGCCTGGCTCGATGGCTTGTGAGGCTCGCCCTGCCCCGTGCTGTCCCTGCCCGCCGGGCATCATGACAAGACGGTGTCTGTGGGGTACTGTGCCCCGTGGGGATGGGAGGTGTCACCCACCGGCCCCCAGGCTGTGCGTGGCCAGGGTGGGCACAGCGCTGAATGAGCCTCTCCCCTTGGAGAAGTGGGTGTCCCGGGGGTGTCGGGCCCAGGGAAGGGGGGTGGCCCCTGTGCTGTGTCCTCCACCCCACTGACAGCTTCCCCCTTTCTGCCCTCACCCCCGGACAGATCCGGATACGAGACCCCAACCAAGGTGGCAAAGACATCACTGAAGAAATCATGTCCGGAGCAAGGACCTcatccacccccacccctccgcAGGTAAGGGCACTCCCCAACGGGGGCAGCGCGGTGTGCATGGGGCCCTGCTGATCTCCCTCTTTGTCCCCCCCAGGCTGGAAGCGGTTTGGAGCCCCAGGCCAATGGAGAGACCCCCCATGTAGCAGTTATTGTCCGGCCAGGTAAGTGCCCGTGCTGAGGGTGGCTGTGCCAGCCAGcatggctgctgctgggctccttgATGGCACTGTGGGATGTGAGGTGCCAGCCTGGCCGTTCCTCAGTTCCCCTGGGGATTGTGGGTCAAACGCGTTCCACACTGGTGTCCCCATGGTGTGTCCAGGAGAGTTTGTGGGGGCTGTCTGCTCACCCAGCTGTCCCCTGGGCACTGGAGGACCCCCCATCGTCCCTGTCACTTGTTTGTGATGTGGGTTGGCACATCTGTCCCTATCCATCCTGTAGATGGAgggatcggggcgggggggggaagcggggtgAGCCGGAGGATCAGAgagccccccccccttttaacGCCTCCTCTCTTGCAGATGATCGCCCGAAGCCCGCGCTGGTGGTGAGCAAGCCCGTCTCCCTGGAGCCCAGCAAGTCTGCGTCCCCgtcgcctccccctcccctcatcCCCGAGGTGGAGCCCGTGGTGCTCTCGGCCATGACGCTGGTGCCAATGGAGCCCCCCGTGGACGCGGACACTAAAGCGGAGCTGGGCGAGGCGCCGCCCGACCCACACAAGACGTTTAGCGCCATCACTACAGTGCCAGGGCCTGTGGAGCCCCTTGTGCCCGCGCCCGACATGGACACAGTGGCCGCGGAAGAGGAGGTTGCCATTCCCCTCGCGGAGCCCACCCCGCAGGCGCCTGTGCCCCCCGAGGTACCGCCGGTGCCCGTTGTTCCCCTGATGCCAGCCGTGCCCCCGGTGCCAGCCGCACCGTCGCCGCCGCCCGTCGTACAGCAGGCCCCCGAAGCGCCCGCCAAacccgcctcccccagccccccgccaccccgggaAGAGCCCTGCCCCGAGCCCACGGCTGAGCCCGCCACTGAGGCCAACGGTGTCCTAGAGGAGGTGTCCGAGCCGGTCCCTGAGGTGCCCGTGTGCCAGCCGGTGTCGGTGCCTGCGCCAGTGCCCGTGCCCGCGCCCGCCCTGGACTCCCCCATCGCCCAGCCTGAAGAGCTGCCCCTGCCCAATGGGGTGGAAGGCACTGTCAAAGCGGAGCCGAGCGAGGAGCAGCCCGAGTCGGACATCAGCCCCATCTCGGAGCCTGaggagccagcccagcctggcacccctgcctcccccccggcggaggaggaggaggaggagagcgaaGGCCCCGGTGAGGCCCAGGAGCGGAGCTCGAGCCCGACCCCTGCCCCTTCGCAGACCTTGGAGGCGACCGCGCAAGGttggggatgctgggctggggcgtggggggctgtggggggggtcACCCGGGTGTGGGGCTAGGCTTGGGGTACAGGGAAGGTATCGGAGAGGGGCATGGGGTTAGGTCACCTGGGGTGTGTGagtttggggtgctgggggggacaaGGCGCCTGTGGGTGGCAAGGTCAGGGGAGATGTCTGGGGAGCGCATCCGTATGCAGGAGCATGGGCTGGGTGTAGAGGGGGTGTCTGTGTGGGTGCCCTGGGGAATGGGGTGCCCCGAGGAAAGTGCGTTTGATGCAATGCCTTATTTCGGGGGTGTCGGGTGGTGTATCGGGGCTGTATCTGagggctgtccccagctgtgCGGGGGCACCGGGGGGTGCAGCGGGaggaggggtggcaggaggggagatGTGGGGCACCTTGCGCAGGGGTATGCCAGTACAGAGGGGTGCCCAGGGACGTGAGGTGCCCTGGGGATGTGCTGGGGTGaagatgtgtggtttttttgttgttttttaagcaCCCTGGGCAGGAGTGTGTGGTTCCGTAGGGATACtgagggagggtgggggagatGGGCACACAGGACATGTCCATGCGGAGCACCCTCTGCAGGGGTGCAAGGGGGCTGTAGGAGGGCGACCTGCTTCTTGGGACCACTTCTGTGTGGGGTGGTGCATAagggtgccggggtggggggcgtACGGAGACAGGTGTGTATGGGGGTGTCCTCGtcagggctgctctgcagaggggtgTGGGTGTCTGCAGGGGTCCCCTGAGGCTGCGCTAGGGAAGGGGTGTGAATGGGGTGCTTCGGAGAGGCACGTTGGTGAATCGTGGTGCAGCGGCTGGATGGGGAGAGGTGTGAGGTGTGTCTGTGGGGTGCGTTCTGGGGTGCACACTCAGGGAGTGGCGTGCTTAATGGGCTGTGTGTAGGATCCACAGGGCTGCAGGTGCCTGGGTGGGCACACGGCGTGTTTGGggacagggctgtgctggggtggcAGGACCATGCCCCATGGCTCCCCGCGGCCCCGTCCTGAAGCTCGTCTGGTGTTAActggggcctcactggtgacaCTGGAGTTGGTGTCAGGGTAGCAGGGGACTGGGAGGGTCTCTGTCCTTcacctccctgcctctcctcccagtcGCCATGTCGGTGCCAAAGAAGAAGCGAAAGATGAAGGAGCTGAACAAGAAGGAGGCAGTAGGCGATTTGCTGGATGCCTTTAAAGAGGTGAGTGTCCCAGCAGTGTCCGGGCGTCACCCTGTGTCCTGCCTCCTTCTGTGATGAACTTTGCTTTGTGCCATCGTGTCTGGGCCACTGAAGCTCCGTGATGGTAATGAGGATCTGAGGGGGGGCGGACGCCGGGGtgtggggtggagggggcagGACCAGGCTCGTGGGGTGACTGCTGTCCCCGTTCCTCCCAATGCAGTCTCAGATCAGTGACAGTGCCTCGGAGGTGGAGAACAAGCCCCCTGCGTCCACCCCTGCCCGCGAAGCGGAGGACGTGGCCCCCGCCCGTCCACAGGAAGAGTCGGAGGAGAcgtgggaggagaaggaggacaaGCTGGCCCCGGAGAAGGGCAAGGCTGCCGACCAGAAGTACCGCTACAAGGAAGGTGAGCTCTGCCTTGGCCCAGGTCTCTGCTGGGAGCCACCACCTCTCGGCCCAGCCTTGGGGATGGTCGGGGTGGCACAGTCCAGCTGTCTTAAACCTCACGCTCTCCTCCCATCTTGTTCCCAAGCCTGGCACAAGGTGGGTGACAGAAGCCCCAGCAGGAGGGTCCtagcaggaggcagggagctggtggCTTGAGGCTTTCTGCCTAAGCAAGCAGCATTGTGCTTGTGCCGTACTAGGCTGGGGCAGCTCTGTGGTTCTCTGTATCCCACCTCGCTGGTCCCCGGGTGGGCCCGGACCTGCCACAGCTCGGGGGGGAGGGTACAGGACAGGCTACATCAGGGTCTCCCTCTTGCCCCCCACTGCAGAGCAATGGAAACCACTGAACCCCGAGGAGAAGAAGCGATACGACAGGGAGTTCCTGCTGGGCTTCCAGTTCATCTTTGCCAGCATGCAGAAACCCGAGGGGCTGCCCCAGATCACGGATGTGGTGCTGGACAAGGTCGGTGCGGCCCTGGGAATTGGGGGTATGTGGGTGGTGCCCGGGTGGGGGTCCGGCTCCTCTTTGTGCCTTGTCAAGGCAGGGCAGGGACTTGCCTGCTGTGCTCGGGGTCCTGTTGCAGCATCTGCAACGAGCCTTGAGCCTggagttggggtgggggggcacctGTGGGGCCTTCTTTCCAGTTCCTTGTCCCGGCGCTGAGGCTGGGGGATGGATCCGtcccgctcctctgcccccggGCATCCTCAGCCGTGTGTACCTTCGCAGGCCAACAAGACCCCGCTGCGGGCGCTCGACCCCATCCGCCTCAGCGGCATGAACTGCAGCCCTGACTTCACCCCCTCCTTCGCCAATCTCGGCCGGCCCGTCATGGGCAACCGGGGCCTGGTGAGTGTCTCCTCGCTTCACCTGCGCCGTCCCCCTCCGCCTTTCCGTGATGATCAAGCCTTCGAGCCGCTGTGTCTGGGCCACTGATGTCCATGATGGAACTGAGGATCTGAGCGGGCGGATGGGGACAAGCTGGCAGCCGGCCCCGTTGGTCCCAGGGCAAAGAGCTGAGTTTCTTCTCCCCATGTCAGCCCTCAGGGTTGGGTCCCCGCCGCTCCCAGCAGAGCCAGAGGAAGGAGCCACGAAAAATCATTGCCACTGTGTCCCTCAATGAGGATGTCAAGCTGAACAAGGCCGAGAAGGCCTGGAAACCCAGCAGCAAGCGTGCCTCTGAGGAGGAGGATCCTGAGAACATCAAGACGCAGGTGGGAGTTGGGGCAGACGGGCGATgggagggctggcggggggacatgcctggctcTCGCTGATCCTGTTGTCCTCGCAGGAACTGCTCCGCCGTGTCCGCAGCATCCTCAACAAGCTGACGCCCCAGATGTTCCAGCAGCTGATGAAGCAAGTGATGGAGTTATCCATCGACACGGAGGAGCGGCTCAAGGGTGTCATTGACCTCGTCTTCGAGAAGGCCATCTCGGAGCCAAACTTCTCTGTTGCCTATGCTAACATGTGCCGTTGCCTTATGGGGGTGAGCATGAGCTGGGGGGCTCTCCTGCCGAGCTGGCAGGGCTTTGTTTGGGGGCCTCAGTTGAGCTTGGCAGGGTCCAGACCCTTCAACGTGGGGTGGGGAAACTGGGGCGCGTGGATGGAGGACCAAGTCCAGAGTCTTAGCAGGGCATCACAAGGGTATGGGGTGGCTTTTCCCTGGTTTGAGCAGTGCCTGGGCATTAGCTGGCCAGCTTTTGGGGAATATGTGACTCATGCTCCTTGCCTGGGTTGTACCTCTCCCTGCAGCTCAAAGTGCCCACAACAGACAAGCCCACGGTGACTGTGAACTTCCGCAAGCTGCTGCTCAACCGCTGCCAGAAGGAGTTTGAGAAGGACAAGGACGATGACGAGATCTTTGAGAAGCGGCAGAAGGAGATGGACGATGCCAGTGCTGTGAGTTGGGCTGGGAGGCTGTGGCTGAGGGCTGGCACGGGTGTCCTCGGGGTGGCCCTGGGCTCTGAGCTGCCCTGCTGTGCCCTCCCTGCAGCCCGAGGAGAAGGCGCGCATGAAGGACGAGCTGGAGGAGGCGCGGGACAAGGCCCGCCGGCGATCCCTAGGCAACATCAAGTTCATTGGAGAGCTCTTCAAACTGAAGATGTTGACGGAGGCCATCATGCACGACTGCGTGGTGAAGCTGCTCAAAAACCACGATGAGGAGTCTCTTGAGTGCCTTTGCCGCCTGCTTACCACCATTGGCAAGGACTTGGACTTTGAGAAGGCCAAGGTACTCCTTGccctcccctgctctgccctgcccttgccTTTGGGAGGGATGTGACCATGACTCTGTCCCTCTATAGCCCAGGATGGACCAGTACTTTAATCAGATGGAGAAGATCATCAAAGAGAAGAAGACATCATCCCGAATCCGTTTCATGCTTCAGGATGTGATTGATCTCAGACGGGTAAGGCGCGTGGCCTGCCATTGCCTGGGGACTGTCCTCTGTCCCCTGCTTGGTCCCGTGGACCTGCTGGCTTGCGTCCTCCAAGTGCCAGCAGTCCATGTGTCCccgggaggggaggggtgggtgTGTAAGTTGTGGCCAGCCCCAGAGACACCATGCTAGCCCGCAGCCCTTGGTCAGCATGGTAGCAGTAGTGGGCACACAGTAACCGGCAGCCGTTTAATGCAGGGGGGCTCCAGAAACTGAGCCTTTTTGTGCCAAAAGCTGCCACAGCACATGGGGAGCTGCGATGGCTgaggcaggagagcagcctgCGGCTTTGAGTGTGGGATGGCTGGGAAGGGGGAATGTCTGCCTGCATCCTCCAGCCAGCTCAgtgccctcctccctccttccctgccctctgcaGA contains these protein-coding regions:
- the EIF4G1 gene encoding eukaryotic translation initiation factor 4 gamma 1 isoform X6, which codes for MNKAPQPTGGAPTAPHPAPSPGLPQPTFPPGQTAPVVFNPAPTSQMNTPSQPRQGGFRSLQHFYQNRAQPPANASRVQSNTTARPGPPAHVYPAASQVMMIPSQISYTPSQGAYYIPGQGRSTYVVPTQQYPVQPSAPGFYPGASPTEFGTYAGAYYPAQGVQQFPAGVPTAQVIVSQQPPIPPKRERKTIRIRDPNQGGKDITEEIMSGARTSSTPTPPQAGSGLEPQANGETPHVAVIVRPDDRPKPALVVSKPVSLEPSKSASPSPPPPLIPEVEPVVLSAMTLVPMEPPVDADTKAELGEAPPDPHKTFSAITTVPGPVEPLVPAPDMDTVAAEEEVAIPLAEPTPQAPVPPEVPPVPVVPLMPAVPPVPAAPSPPPVVQQAPEAPAKPASPSPPPPREEPCPEPTAEPATEANGVLEEVSEPVPEVPVCQPVSVPAPVPVPAPALDSPIAQPEELPLPNGVEGTVKAEPSEEQPESDISPISEPEEPAQPGTPASPPAEEEEEESEGPGEAQERSSSPTPAPSQTLEATAQVAMSVPKKKRKMKELNKKEAVGDLLDAFKESQISDSASEVENKPPASTPAREAEDVAPARPQEESEETWEEKEDKLAPEKGKAADQKYRYKEEQWKPLNPEEKKRYDREFLLGFQFIFASMQKPEGLPQITDVVLDKPCVPSQANKTPLRALDPIRLSGMNCSPDFTPSFANLGRPVMGNRGLPSGLGPRRSQQSQRKEPRKIIATVSLNEDVKLNKAEKAWKPSSKRASEEEDPENIKTQELLRRVRSILNKLTPQMFQQLMKQVMELSIDTEERLKGVIDLVFEKAISEPNFSVAYANMCRCLMGLKVPTTDKPTVTVNFRKLLLNRCQKEFEKDKDDDEIFEKRQKEMDDASAPEEKARMKDELEEARDKARRRSLGNIKFIGELFKLKMLTEAIMHDCVVKLLKNHDEESLECLCRLLTTIGKDLDFEKAKPRMDQYFNQMEKIIKEKKTSSRIRFMLQDVIDLRRNSWVPRRGDQGPKTIDQIHKEAEMEEHREHIKVQQLMSKDKRRGPPGPSSSGGRGSLVADDGWNTVPISKGNRPIDTSRLTKITKPGSIDSNNQLFAPGGRLSWGKGSSGGSGAKPADSASDSGRPATSTLNRFSALQQSTPAESSESRRVVQRSSSSRDRSEKAGDRGDRESRSEKGSDRLERPDRGERADRNRSALTKRSFSKETEDRSREREKQGGPEAVRKAASMTEERDRSRETVKQEPAPPAASPKPALSEEELEKKSKAIIEEYLHINDMKEALQCVQELGSPSSLYIFVQNGIESTLERSTISREHMGVLLCQLVKAGTLSKEQYYKGLREILEVAEDMEIDIPHIWLYLAELITPMLQEEGIPMEELFREITKPLVPIGKATTLLVEVLGLLCKGMSQKTAGKLWRDGGLSWKEFLPEDQDVNKFVTEQKLEYTMGDSSDTPSRKELTSEELCKQIDKLLKENPNNQRIYDWIEANLSEQQVSSNTFIRALMTSVCHSAIVFENPYRVDALVIRNQAKLLQKYLRDEQKELQALYALQALVVKLDQPPNLLRMFFDALYDEDVIKEEAFYKWESSKDPAEQQGKGVALKSVTAFFTWLREAEDESDNN